CAAAATACCCGACCAGCTACATGACATAATCATTGTCGTTCAGAACTCCCCCACCCGTCTTTCCACTAAGCGTCCAGTCATCTCCTTTTTCCAGCACGATAAGCTTCTTTACTTTCTCAATGGATTCCTTCGAAACCGGTAAGTCATCGTGATAAAACTTCCGTAGAAAGGCGATTTGCTGATTGGCACTAATGCGGAATTCTCCGGCCAGCCAGAAGCGCGTAGGCGGACCATTCAGATTCTTGTTTCCATAATCAAACGCCTGCACGTATTTCCGGTATTTGTCAATGCCTATCTTCCCGGCAAAGCCGGTATATACCCATACACAGGAATATTTTATCGCAGTACCCAAGGTTTGGTCCTGATTCCATTTCTGAGCCTGCCACTCATGTCCATCCCATGGAATCACCTGATCGGTGTCGGAAACAACATCTTCTTCCAAAGCTATCACCGAATGGGGAATCTTAAAAGTAGACGCAGGAATGAATCCGGAATCGCATCCTGCCGGATTATAACGAATGAACTCATTGTTCGCTTCATCGAACAGCACAAAACATCCGTCAACTCCATAACGGTCAAAGTAAGGTTTGAAATTCCACTCGGTTGTCTTTTGGGCATAGTTTGAAGAAACCAGTGATAAAAGGAAAAGCAGGCTCAGTAAATTTTTCATGGTAAGTCGTCAGTCAATT
This Prolixibacter sp. NT017 DNA region includes the following protein-coding sequences:
- a CDS encoding penicillin-binding transpeptidase domain-containing protein → MKNLLSLLFLLSLVSSNYAQKTTEWNFKPYFDRYGVDGCFVLFDEANNEFIRYNPAGCDSGFIPASTFKIPHSVIALEEDVVSDTDQVIPWDGHEWQAQKWNQDQTLGTAIKYSCVWVYTGFAGKIGIDKYRKYVQAFDYGNKNLNGPPTRFWLAGEFRISANQQIAFLRKFYHDDLPVSKESIEKVKKLIVLEKGDDWTLSGKTGGGVLNDNDYVM